The nucleotide sequence TCGGCGGCCAAATCGGTCGCGCGCGTCGGCCGACCCGACGAGATCGCGGCGATGACCTCGGCCTCGACGCGCGACAACCGCAGCCCGTGCCGGCGGTAGTCGAGAAAGGCCTCCCACGTCATCGGCACCCACCGCGACACGATCTGCTCGCCGATGATGGTCGCGTACCCGCGGATTTCCTGCTGTGCGTGCGCATCCATGCGCAGATCGAGGAAATGCAGCAGGTTGTGGAGGTCGATCTTCCAGTAGGCTTCCGTGAAGGTGGACAGTGGCAGGTCCTTGCGGGCCTGTTCCCGGGCGACACCGGCCGCGAGGCGCGCCTCGTACACCTCACGCGCCCGACCCTGCAACGCCCGCTCGTCGGCCGTCAGCCCCGCGCCGACGTCCTCCGCGAGGTAGCCCCCGCTCCCCTGCCGGTTGCCGCTCGACTGTGCACGCCACGCGTCGGCCGCCGTCCGCTGTGCCCCGTCGATCGCCTCTGAGTAACGCGTCGAGTACTCGTTCACGCTCGCCGTCCGGTGCCTGATCCACTGCCGCCAGATGTCCATCGGTACGCGGACATGAAGCTTGATCTCGCACATCTCGAACGGCGTCGTGTGGGAATGCCGCATCAGGTAGCGGATGAGCGCACGGTCTTCGTGCACACGCTTGGTGCCCTTGCCGTACGATACGCGCGCCGCCTGCACGATCGCCGCGTCGTCGCCCATGTAGTCCACGACCCGCACGAAGCCGTCGTCGAGCACGAGGATCGGCTCGCCGAGGATCGCGTCGAGTTCGGCGACGCCTGGCCGCGCCATCTTCTCGAATCCAGTCGCTTCCGGCATGGTGCCCTCTCTTGACGTACTCCGGTGGGCGGGCCAAGCGCGCCCCGCCAGCACTGGGCCACCGGCCTCACTGCACTTTGCCCATCGTCCTGAGCACCGGATAGAACTCTGGCTTTTCACCCATCAGCCCGTCCAGGATGTTCCACGCCATCAGACCGTCGTCGGACCGGGCGTCGAACAACAGGAATGCGAGACGCGCGAGGGGCTGATCCATCGGAACGACGATCGACCCGACCGGCACGCTCTGTTCTGAGGCGTCCCACGTGCCGGTCAACGTCCGCATCTTGTGCGTGCCCTGGTACTCCCGTGCGGCCAGCGTGTTCGATTCGATGCGAAAGCGCTCCCCCTTCACCGCCAGCGGCCTTGTCGTCCTCACGTACTGCACGCCGTGCGCCTCCAGCCGGTCGATGACGGCGTTGAACGAACGCGCCGCCGGCGAGAGCGACGGACCGAAGGGCGAGCCAGACGGCACCGGGGCCAGTGACACAGCCGGCACGATGTAGGCCGCCGGCACGACACTCGTCTCGGTTGGCTCGGTCGTCGCGTAATGCCCCATCGACTCCGTGCGCTGCGTCCCCGGCACCATGCGCCTGATCGGGCGATCGGCCACGTAGGGATTCCGTTCGGTCAGCGTGTCGGCGAACACGACCTGCACCGGCGCCGGCGACTTCACCAGCTTCTCGCGGACCGCGAGCTGCTTGCCGACGATCGATTCGCCGTCGGCGGTCGCGACGGCTTTGCGCACGACCTCCCCGTTCTTGACGACAAAGTCGATGACCTCTTCGAGGAACCAGTAGTTCGCTTTGATGCGGTCCTCGAACGAGGCGTACGAGTACGTTTCCACGAGAATGCCCAGGCGGTTGCGGACGCCGAAGTACGTCGACGTGTACCGGGGCTTCGCGAGGTCTTCGTCGGAGGCCCACGCGCGCTCGGCGCTGCCTCGCATGACGCCGCCGTAGTAGAAGTAGTCCCACCCGTGCTTCGCCTTGATCGTCCGGGTCACCTGAGGCAGGAGGGTGTCGCGCAGGAGACCCACCGTTGCCTTCGAGTCGTTCGGGCTCAGGGACGTTTCGTAGGTCAGGTAGAAGCCGCTGTCCGGGGTGCCGTCGGTCGTATGGAGGTCGATCGCCATGTGCGGGTCGTACCGTGTGAGGAGTCTCGCGAGCGACCGCGCTTCGGCCGACTCGAGCTTCACGCAGTCGCGGTTGAGATCGAGGTTCTGTGCGTTGGCGCGCTGCCCCATCCCGCCGATCGGACCGTTCTGGCTGCCCCGATTGGCCACGGTGACCCGCTCGTTGCCGTCGGCGTTGTAGATCGGATTGATGAGTAGCACGACCGACTTGAACCACTCGGCCCGCTCGCCCTTGGCAATCGACCGCAGCATCCAGAGCAACGCTTCCTTGCCTTCCACCTCGCCGGCGTGGATGTTGGCCTGGATGTAGATGCGGATCTTCTTTGTCGCCAGCACGCTCTCGGGCGTGCCGTCGGGTGCGCCGACGACCGCGAGCGGCATCGGCCGTCCCTCGAACGTGTAGCCGTAGGTGGTGAGGTGGATCTGCGGCGACGCGCCGGCCATCGCTTTCATGAACGCCATGACGTCGTCGTAGCGGCTCGTCTCGGCAAACCCGGTGGCCTCGGGCCGCGTCTTGGGCCAGGCCTTCGCTGCGGCCTTCGCCGCTGTGGCTGGTGTCGCCGCAGACCTCGCACCCGATTGGGGTGCCCGTACCGCCGCAGCCGACCCGATGCCGGGCGTCACGAGCGCATACGCCAGCAGGAGGCCGCTCCCGCACAGTCGCCTCACGAAGGTACGTGTCATCGCTGAGAGATCCTTGCGAGGAAAGGGCGGGCACGGCCCGCCCCGTCTCTACTTCTTCTTGCCGGCCGCCGCGACGAGTGTCTTGAACGACTCGTCGTCCACCTTGAAGTCCTTCGCGGCCTGACCGACACGGATGAACCGCACCGTACGAATCGCGTCATCCTTCTTGATGTCCTGCAACAGGCCGGCGCCCGCGATGATCTTCCCGATGGCGGTGTTCTTCTTGTCGAACGCCGCTTTCTTCTCAGTGGTCAGATAGAACGCGCTCGGCGCGGACATTCCGAGCACGCCGGCGACGTCGTGCCTGATCGCGGTGTTCCGCTCCTTCGGCAGCACGGCAACCGCCGCGGCCTTCTGCGTGTCGGACGCCACAATGCCGGCAATCGCCCCACCCTTCGTCTCCAGGATCTTGCCGACCTGCGGCGCGTCCGGGCGCGCGGCCCCCGCCGGACCGCCCGGCCCCATCGGTCCGCGGCCGCCGGCTGCCGGCGGGCCGGTCTTCCCCTCGAGGATCCGGATGAAGTTCGCCGTGTGCACTGGGGCGTTGACGAAGTCGAGCGACGCCATCACCCGCTTCTGCGCATCGCCGCTGCCGACGGACATGTCGGCGTAGAGTCCATCCGGCAGGTAGATGCCGGCGCGAGGCAGCGGCTTGTCCAGGTTGGCCACGCCGTACGCCACGACCGCCGTGACGAGCGCCGAGTGGCGCTGGTGCTCGATGTACGGCACCAACTCGCTGTAGGTGTCGTTCAGCGTGTGCCAGGCGCGCGAGTACGTGTAGTCGGTCTCGGTTCGGAAGCTCAGCGTCGGGATCCCGAGCATCGCGAACGACGAATAGTCGCTGCCGCCCGGCGTCTCGGGCCTCGCGCCCGGATAGATGTTGCGCGTCAGCTTGAACGGCCACTTCTGGTTCACGTTGAGAACCGGCGCCACGACCTTCTCGAAGTCGCCGTACCAGTCGCTCGGCACCGCCGCACCCGTGATGGCGCTCGGGCTGCCATCGCGGTTGATCATCACCACGACCTTCGGCTGGACCTCCGGGTGCTTCTTCAGCCACGCCTGCGATCCGACGAGACCGTTCTCTTCAGCCGCGAACAGAATCATGACGATCGTGCGCTTGGGGCGCGCGCCGGCCGCCTTGATGAGGCGCAGCGCTTCCATCCCCGGTGCGAATCCCGATCCGTCGTCCACGCCGCCCGTCGCCGAGCTGAAGCAGTCGAAGTGGCCGCCGACGACCACGTATTCGTCCGGGTACGTCGAGCCGCGCAGCGTCGCGACGACGTTGTGGTACTTGATGGGCCCCATCTTGAACCAGTTCCGGATGTCGAACTCGAGCTCGACCGGCTGCTTCTTCTCGACGAGGTCCTTGATCTCCGTGTACTGCGTGTCGAGCAGCTTGATGTCGGGCAGGACCGGCAGCTTGTCCCACGACTGGACGTTGCCGTCGAGCATGCTGATCGGTTCCTTGGCCGACTGAATCGTGCCGAGCGCGCCCGCGTCCACCAGCGCCTTGGTCAGAGCCGGGATCAACTGCGCATCGGCATATTCCTTCGTCGAGCGCCGCCCGTCGCGCGCGAAGCCGGTGCTCGCTCCAGGAATCAGCACCCACGCGCCGTTGATGATCGCCTTGTTCGCATTCACCTCGGCGATGGCCACCTGGACGGCGGCACGCTTCTTCTCGACGTCGTCGGGCTTCGCGTTCCGGCCGGGAATCGAGAACGGGTCCGCCTTGAGGATGACGACCGGGCCTCGCTGCACACCCTTGGTGCCGGCGGTGTAGGTGGGCGTGCCGAAGCGCAGCGCCTTGTCCGTCGGTTTCACCATCTTGCCGAACCACGGG is from Vicinamibacterales bacterium and encodes:
- the thyX gene encoding FAD-dependent thymidylate synthase; the protein is MPEATGFEKMARPGVAELDAILGEPILVLDDGFVRVVDYMGDDAAIVQAARVSYGKGTKRVHEDRALIRYLMRHSHTTPFEMCEIKLHVRVPMDIWRQWIRHRTASVNEYSTRYSEAIDGAQRTAADAWRAQSSGNRQGSGGYLAEDVGAGLTADERALQGRAREVYEARLAAGVAREQARKDLPLSTFTEAYWKIDLHNLLHFLDLRMDAHAQQEIRGYATIIGEQIVSRWVPMTWEAFLDYRRHGLRLSRVEAEVIAAISSGRPTRATDLAAEHGLLDRRDDGRLRPSRERSELEAKLSRLGIRAPWNE
- a CDS encoding M14 family metallopeptidase, whose protein sequence is MTRTFVRRLCGSGLLLAYALVTPGIGSAAAVRAPQSGARSAATPATAAKAAAKAWPKTRPEATGFAETSRYDDVMAFMKAMAGASPQIHLTTYGYTFEGRPMPLAVVGAPDGTPESVLATKKIRIYIQANIHAGEVEGKEALLWMLRSIAKGERAEWFKSVVLLINPIYNADGNERVTVANRGSQNGPIGGMGQRANAQNLDLNRDCVKLESAEARSLARLLTRYDPHMAIDLHTTDGTPDSGFYLTYETSLSPNDSKATVGLLRDTLLPQVTRTIKAKHGWDYFYYGGVMRGSAERAWASDEDLAKPRYTSTYFGVRNRLGILVETYSYASFEDRIKANYWFLEEVIDFVVKNGEVVRKAVATADGESIVGKQLAVREKLVKSPAPVQVVFADTLTERNPYVADRPIRRMVPGTQRTESMGHYATTEPTETSVVPAAYIVPAVSLAPVPSGSPFGPSLSPAARSFNAVIDRLEAHGVQYVRTTRPLAVKGERFRIESNTLAAREYQGTHKMRTLTGTWDASEQSVPVGSIVVPMDQPLARLAFLLFDARSDDGLMAWNILDGLMGEKPEFYPVLRTMGKVQ
- a CDS encoding M20/M25/M40 family metallo-hydrolase, whose product is MRNRLSSTRLAVALFVVVALVGAYQAYVHAQDDPVVARIIQLGKTDNQVMTWNDYASNRFGGRETGTNAYTDATAWAAWQFKQFGLEAELEEVGEVPVGFNRGPWFGKMVKPTDKALRFGTPTYTAGTKGVQRGPVVILKADPFSIPGRNAKPDDVEKKRAAVQVAIAEVNANKAIINGAWVLIPGASTGFARDGRRSTKEYADAQLIPALTKALVDAGALGTIQSAKEPISMLDGNVQSWDKLPVLPDIKLLDTQYTEIKDLVEKKQPVELEFDIRNWFKMGPIKYHNVVATLRGSTYPDEYVVVGGHFDCFSSATGGVDDGSGFAPGMEALRLIKAAGARPKRTIVMILFAAEENGLVGSQAWLKKHPEVQPKVVVMINRDGSPSAITGAAVPSDWYGDFEKVVAPVLNVNQKWPFKLTRNIYPGARPETPGGSDYSSFAMLGIPTLSFRTETDYTYSRAWHTLNDTYSELVPYIEHQRHSALVTAVVAYGVANLDKPLPRAGIYLPDGLYADMSVGSGDAQKRVMASLDFVNAPVHTANFIRILEGKTGPPAAGGRGPMGPGGPAGAARPDAPQVGKILETKGGAIAGIVASDTQKAAAVAVLPKERNTAIRHDVAGVLGMSAPSAFYLTTEKKAAFDKKNTAIGKIIAGAGLLQDIKKDDAIRTVRFIRVGQAAKDFKVDDESFKTLVAAAGKKK